Genomic DNA from Channa argus isolate prfri chromosome 2, Channa argus male v1.0, whole genome shotgun sequence:
caagacactgaccccAATGAAGATGCTTTAACAAACTGTCACATTGACAGACTAAAACAAAAGCGTCAGCATAAATAGGCGAAGGAATTCATGATTAGCTGTGGACGCTAATGTGACCCCAGAACATTTGCCAATAATGGAAAAACTGTACTTAGTGAAAGCAAATTGCATATTGCTGTTGCAAATTGGAAAATAATGCAGTCTATTTAATTCAGTTCAAATCTAATTGGCAGTtgacaatgttaaaaaaaaaaaaaaatttaaaaaaaaatattcaggaCAATGAAATGAGCTTTCAACTTTATTCAAGGTTGCTCTGTAGTTGTAGACTTTCCTCTTAGCAGTTAACATTACAGTGACACTTTGAAAAAGGTTTTAAGTGTACATATACAGTCCATTTATTctaatagatttaaaaaaaaaaacattaaaaatgttgacaAATATGGCAGAGAGACCATTTCTTTACATGGCATTGAACTGTAGCACAGGAAACTAAGCTTTGGCTGTCTCAATGTTTAATAGAGACATTCAAGTATAGCCCGAGACACATTAGAGGTATATCCATATAAACTGATAAATTAAAAGGCCACACAGATTCATTCCCAACAGCACAAATGttccattcatttaaaaaaaaaaaaaaaaaaaaagctcgaTTCAACAAAATGTGGGTAACGGAAATCATGTGCAAACAAACAGGCTACTACTGTTACAGATATCAAACCATACAAGTTTAAACAAAATGGTTTGTTCTCAGCAGaagaaaaccattttaaatcatGGCAGCTGAGGACTGCAACCCATGATTGTTTTAACATATCAAGGAAGTGATTTACTATTGCAACGACTCATGATGTTGAGCAAAGTGCGTCTAAAACTTGATAAACCAATGCAGATAAAACCTATGAGGAAAGTCTCAAGAAATCCGTTAGAGCCTTTTCTCTTATGTAAACAGTTTCAGTAAATAGTTATGGCAGCATGTGGTGACTCCCACCAGTTGTAAAGGCAATAGAATGTGTCAGGTTTTAGTGCTGGTACATTTTCCTGCAAAATACTGCCTACTGTTAAGAGAAACAGTgttgaaatgtataaaatcaGCTGTAGGACTTCAAAATAGCtaagaaagaaatagaaaagcaTAAATACAATCAAGGGGTGGTGATGCTGGCTTGATCACAGTGGTAGAAATTGTAACAGGTAAGAAAACTAGGAGCACATAGGACAAATAGAGAGAaaaatccacaaacaaaaaatccacTCCATTCTACAAACGCACGGCTTTGGGTCTGTTCCTCAGTAATCGTCATCCTCCGactcctcctcttctgctgTTTCCAGCCATGTCAGCCACTGGTTCACCTgcaatgaaataaacattacGCTAAGAATTTTTGAACACTGCTTtataagagaataaaaacaggCATATTAGCGCATGTTATTGTCAGTTTAGATTGGCCTATCCCATGCTGGATGGAACTCTAATCTGagggttttatttaatttattacttattttaaacaaacgGGCTAAATTTGAGTATAAACCTTCTCCTGAAAAGGTTTGAATTTGGGGTTCAGTTGACAGGACTAAGTGCACAACATGACTTTGAGAGAACCACTAGATCTGGGATCACATTAAAGCACCAAATTATCCAGCTAACCTGTTAATTCATGTACAACAAAATGGGATGCAGGACCAAGAGCCATGTAAAGACTTACCTGAAATAATGCTTTCCCCTTCCCTGGATACTCCTGGGTGACATCTTCCTTCCATGAAAGGAAAGCTTCTTCTTCAATTATTTCCATGTCataaaagtacacaaagtaGCGCAGCAACATCCCTGGACAATGAGAGAAACCAATTACACTTCTGAAAGCTTTAATACCAACATCAACTCGCTTCTGATCCACATTGATCCACTACCCTGCAAATATAAACGCACCTTTGGGGAAAGCCTTGGCGTTGCAGTGGACTTGCAGGGCATACAGGGCACTGACTTGCAGGTCAATGTGATCATGTAGGAACTTCTGCATTACTGGCTTGAAAGACAGCAGTTGCTGCTTCTCCTCATCCAGCTGTTCCTTACTAGGTGCTGCAAGCTGCTCTTCGTCATCGTCAGGGTTTGTCTCATAAGCAATGTACTGCAAGAAGCTGGCAGGCAAGAAGAATTACTAGAGTGTAAAAACCTTATTAAGCAATTTCATTTGCCGTTAGATGGAAGAGACTAATTTTGCCATTGCTGTACCTGGTCACAAGGATGTTTACAAAGCCTTTGTCAGTGTGGAGTTTAGGTGCAATGTTGTCCTTGATCCACTTGTAGATAGATTGTGGTGATGGATCCACTTTGATCTGCTTTAGCAGCTCCTTCTCCAGTTTCATCAGTGGGAACAAAAAACTGAGCCCTTTGCCTTCCAGAATCTCCAGCATCCTGTCTTTGTTCTGGTCAATTTCTACAGgattagaaattaaaaactgcataagattcaatttaatttattgtcaaCTGCAACACTGAAAACAGACCTACCAAGACCATCATTAGGGCATTAGAAAGAATTTGGACATACCCGGTAGCATCTTCTGCATGTTAATTTTGCTTTGCTGAAACAAATCAGCCAGCCACTCGCGGTCCTTCAGTCTGACCATCTGCTGAAGGCAGAGTAGGAAAAGTGGGAAATGTAAACCATTCTCCAACTGATGGGCCAAATCTGCAATATTGACCAGATCAGCCACAATCGCTCGTGCTGCAAACTGTGCCAGGTATGACTTCACTAGTGGGACTTCTTCTTCAATCTTGGGACACTGGTccaaaacactgagaaatgcctattgtaaaacaaagtgtgaTCAGAACTAAATAACAGCTTAAAACTCTTGAGTATTGTAAAATGAGAAGCATTTCAAAAACTGACCTGCATCAGGTTTTCCCCAGTGACAAGACCCTCTGTGCAGAGAACATGAATCAGGCTGCTCGCATGTTCCTTATCCTCATCTGAACGACTGAGGGAATAAACCACTATCTTTTTCAGCATGTCAGACGAGAAGTGTTTGGGAGCCTTCATCTCTCTCACTGCATTCACTGCTTCATTGACATTCTTACTGTTGAGGTAATCTGCCACCAATGTGTCCTAAAATGAAGAGGTCACTAGTCAGTATGCTAGACACATGAAGTGCAGGTAGGAAGTAAAGAGTGAACTGTGAGGAACTTACCGTCATTTTGCACAACTCTTCCCTTGTAGGAGGAgcttttttatttgactttgcGGGTTTTTCCTGAATTGGAGTATTTGTCTTCAAGCCGAGCTGTGGAGACTAGACAAAGACAGTTCTGATGAGTCCATGTTTTCTAGAACCTTGGTGCACTATAGTTTAAGacacagcatttgttttaatgtaaacgATCCCACCTGTCCTAGTGAGGAACCTTGGGCACTTTGAGGAATCATTGTCACATGTGGCTGCAGCTTTGGcacttgttttttattcaaaataaaggaCTGTGCTGGCCTCAGACTAATCTAGAAAGGCAAAGACggcaagtttttattttactgcactATTGTTTTAGCTAATAAATtattactaaaacattttgaaatagtctttttcaaaaaaagaacattttgacaaaacaaagattaaCTCATTGATTACTCATTGTACCTCATCAGCATTAAGCTTTCCTTTCTTGCTGAATCGTGGAGCCATATCCTTAGACTGCATCTGCCCTGAGTGATTTTGTTTATGGTTAAAAACTGGTGAATTCTGCCCCTTTGAAAGAGATTTCACAGAGTAAGCATTATTAAAGGCTGCACACATCTTTCATAtacataaaaagtgaaatactgtataaatagGACATGTACCTGGTTTGGTTTTAAGAAAGACTTGCTTCCAGCTTCAAACTGAGGCTGGTATCCGTTACTGTTTCCAATATGGCCATTGAAGAGTGGGTTTGTACGGTGACGTCCCATGGTAGGGGAATAGTGGTCTTGAATGACTCCTGGACCTGTACCAATGCCACTTCCTAAccaacacaacacagcaaatattttaaaaagtgctaaaAGGGATCAACCTAGAGTGTGGAAACTGCATTACTACTTGTTTAAGGAGCGGAGAAAAATAATTGCAACATACCAGGCATTTGTCCAAACATGTCAGCCAGTCCGCCAAGAGTTTCCCGGTCATACTTTATTCTTGTTTGCAGGAAGGAGGTGTTGTCTATGAAAAAGTCATTCCTCATGCCATCAGTTGGAGGTGGAATAAAAACACCCAAATCCtgcagtggaaaataaaaagaaatcttgGACTATAGGTAGCATTCCTGTCATCTGTACAAAGTTGCCAATAAATAGTTAATCCAAAAGTGGACCAGACTGACTAACCTTTACAGCCTCCTGACGAACTTGGTTAATCGTCTTTGGGCCATTGTCGACATAAGCCTTGCGAGGCACCCAGTTGTTTTCACGCAGCTCCACTGTGTTCTGCAGCAGGAAACGAATCCTCGCTGGCAGCTCCTTGTTGTTTGTTAGCGAACGCATCCGGCTAAAGTACTGATTTATCagagactgaaaagaaaataaatttaatattaaaaaggaGCAAAGGGATTTTAAGACAAGACTATTCTTCAGCTGTATTCCAAGAACTGACCTTAGCCTTGTCATGATCAAGTTTAGGACCCACTGTTTTCATTATCTGACAGAGGCATTCCAAATCTTCATCCATATCCTTAAGTTGgactctcttcttcttctccaaaagcttaaaagacaaacatattttttataatacacTGGAGTGACATTTAAATGCCAGAGTGCTTTTACACTGAAATACAAAATTTCGGCAGCACACAAGTTAAACGTTTTGAAGGTTTATGATTACATGTAACCACCTGTAATTAAGTGCAAAACTTACTGTTTTGATGCACTTATGAAGGATAGATTCGTGGATGAGGTTGAGTTTTCCAAGTTCACCAATGAATTTGATGTTGCCCAACATCTTGATCTTTGCAATAGCACgctgctcttcctcctcagaTGTGAGTGGGCTGTCATTTTTATCAAAGActaaaggaggaagaaaagaaggtTCAACAATTCATACAAGACATACCTAAATAGTATTTTGTAACAGAGTATATGAACAAAATGATATTCACTCACGTTCAACATTTCTGGTGCGGTTTTCAAACTCATCTTGAAGCTTAGAAATCAGAAGCCTTCTGAAGGTCTGTAAAACAGAATCTGTTCAAAATCCAAATATACTAGATACATAAATAATGCAATATGTATAGTTAAATGAAATCTTACAGTATTCTgcgtttgtgtttgattttctgTTAATGGATCTTCAAAGTCTGGTGCATCTTCTGCCAAGCGGAGACATAGCTGAGCATATAACTGGCTATACTTTGGCTCTTCGAGGGCTTTGTCAACAATCTAAAGAAAAAGATGCAACAAATTAAgtgcctatttttttttttaaaaggttgcAGGACTAATAGGCAAGTACAGTTTATAACAGTTTGTAACACTCACCAACAAGATGATTCCTTTTAAGACAAGTTTTGAATCTACACCCACATTGAGGAGCTCCAGGCATAGCTTGTCAAACTTCTCAGGAGTCAGCTTGTTAAGAATGCTAAGGAAGAGGGACAAAATTAATACACTTTACAGATGAAGCACAATTAGCAATGGCTAATCTCCAGTGGCCCCTAGCCACAGGTCCTAGATTGCCATTTAAATGACACAGTGCAACCGTTGTCCATGATAAGTGTAAAGTAAGTTGAACATATCTGGAAACTTACCCTCTCACTTTTCTGAAGATTGCATCATTTTGTCCTTTCTCGTTGGAGGAGTTGGCATCTCGTCTAGTGCTTCGAGAAGGTACCCATCTCTGAGCGCTAGAACCTGGGGCCTTCCCCAGGGACTCGCTGTAATGGACACAAAACAAAGCTAATGTTACATTACAGAAACATGAAAACTGTATGTGTAGCCCTGATGGGCTAACCATGGTGGCTGAATTACAGACCTTGTCACACATTGTAataatttgctaaaaaaaataaatataaaaaattagtGGTAAACAACAAAAGGCATTTAAGAATCTGTGGCAATGACaatttttttagcttttgtgCTGCTGGCttattaaaagtagaaaatcCAGTTCGAGAATTGGAAAGAAGAGAATGCTTTGTATTCTTTCATTATGTTggttaatttattatttttctattagTAAATTGTTTCAAATCTACACTGACTTAGCCTGATCCACAAGAAAAACCaaagtgggggtgggggtgggcagaaaaaaaacaaacaaaaacaaaaatcacctgTTGCCAACAGTCTTGGGATAGTGCTGAGGTGcacccccacctcctccccctACACTGTGgtacaaacaaaaggaaatgggTTTCAACTACATACCAGAGCCTGACCCTTATGTGAACTACATAAAAGGTTTGCAGTATAAAACAGGCCAAGTTAAAAGGGTAATGTTTAATACCTGAAACGAGAAGGAACCCCTGGTGCAACGACACTCTCCACTTTGGCGGtttgataaaagaaaatctgaaaagaaTAAAGTTCTGGGTGTGGGGCAGGAAAAAGCGACctgaaaggagagaaaaacaaacaaattagctCACATGTAACACTATGGTTTGATAAGTTAATCACAGTCATACCGTCCAaagaatcaataaataaaagggGCCAAATGGGCCTTATCAAGGGTAATCTAGTGACATAATCACAAGCTGGGAAGGGGGCAAACAATAGATGTATTGACCAACCAACAAAACAATGCTAAAAATGTAACCTCAAACATTTTGTGACCTTTGCAAAGGCAAACTAAGGCCTTTAACGCATCTACACAACTTGTTTGTCAGAGTGCAATGTGAAGAATGAAAGGTTGCTAAAGCACGTTTTATTTCTGGGAACTGTTCAGCTGACTTTAGGCAAGTTGTTCACCACATGAGCGCCAACACGTGTTCGTACAAGCGATTGTGAAACAGGGACAAAGCGAGCGCAGCACGAAATGTCGGCAACCGGTTTCTCATTTCGTTAATCCAACTCCCAACTGCTACATTTACAGCTACACCTTGAGTAACGACCACATCTTAGCTAAAGCTAATCCACTCCGATCATAGGTGGCAACGCCATCGATGCAGTAAATGTTAGAGGAAGTGAAGAGATTCCGACCATTATAACAATGGCTACGATCTGATTTGGTGGTTTCCAAATAAACAACTTCACATAATACGtaaaatgtttccttaaaaagttattttatacaataataatgtttCCAAAAACcaaccaacaacaacagcaaaaaagagTTAATGGGTGAAAATTTAACAATTCTGTGTGCCAATTTTGTATAACCTAAGAATTTAGGTGTTGACAGTAACATTAGAGAACCTTTAtgtgaaacatgaaaacaatcagCTGATTATATGGGTTCTTTGTTCAGACACCGGAAGTCCTCACAGCGACATCTTGGGGGTTTTCGTTCTGTAGGCCGCCGGgaagctaacagctaacaaGCGAGCCATTTCAGTGCTCACGTTTTCCCGAATATAAGACAATTACCGGGGAGCGTTCACATCAGCAAGGCAAACCAAGGCTAAACTTCAGCAAAGATTAGTGATTTCCTGTTTAATGTATGAAAATCAAGCCTGAAACGAACTTCCAACCCGACAGGTCAGTTAGCTAACGTCGGCCAGGCAAGGAAAGAGGATCTTACCTTGACAAAAGCAACGTCAGAATAGTTGTTTTGTAGACAcgatggttaaaaaaaaatacaggcaaaaaaaaggaaaactgaagGCGTCACGTTAAAACCGATGAGGTTTTATTCGAGAAAACGCAGCAACACGACGGCGGAAAAACGGCTACTGCCAACTATACTGAGCAAGAATGCTGACCGTGTGTGTCTACGTCATATGGAACCCGGTTTTTATACGGGGCTGTCTTAGACGTCATCGTCCCACCCAGTGAACGTCACGAACAAAAAAACGCGAATTTCGCAACCCGGGCACAACAGGTACGTAAGGTCTACGATGCTTGTTTTCATATGGAGATCAGCTGAATGATTAAGGTTTCTGACCCGAAAGTGTTTTCAACACGTCGTATCCACTTTGTGTGGTTCGAAACAGTTTCTCCGGTGGCCCAGGGCTAAAACGCTGCTGTTCAGCCCCCAACATCCGCATTACTCCTCCTGTGTTCGTTTTGCTGTACGGTACAAATTAAGTAGGAGCAGAATGTACTAGTGTTTTAGTTCGCAGGTAGGTAAAAGAGGAAAAGGTCAGACACTGTTCGTGTATgattctttgtatgtttcaaaCGGCATACGCCATTAATCCACTGATATACATGGGCATGAATAGTTACAAACACCCCCTCCCCACCTGTTTCTGCCCCAACATAGGCATTTCACAAGTAAGATATGTCAATAGGATGTTGTTAGTCTCTTAAGAAGAGTTGAAATTTTTGTCAAATTTCCATAAACGTTGCAGTTGATATTCATAGAGCCCTAAGgatgaattttaatatttataatgacCATCTGACCTTTTCTCTAGCTTCTCCATTAGGACAAAATATCAACctgtattttctttcagttgGTTTATTTTGACCATTCAGGGGCTTTATTCAGAAGACTAAGAAGCTCTAACGCAAACGCCATTTTATTTAACGacctcagtttgtttttatacGGCTGTCTGACAGTAGCAAAGAAGCTAAGGGGCGTATCATAAGCATTTCATAAGAAGTTCTGTCGATTGTTAATACCACAACACCTTTCTTACTGTTCCCATTATCTTGGCCAGATGAGTCACTTCCCTCTTCTGCCAGTAAATGACTTCAGGGTGGAACCAGGCTGGCAACGCCTCTTTGTGGCTCAGGTTTCATGGTTTTGCCTATTAAGCAAAACACAGCCACGTATAACCTCTGTTGTTATGAGAATGGGCACAATTCTCATAAGACACCGATGTATTAAAAGAGTTGGTGGTTAATATGTGTGAAGTAAGTAATATAactctgcaaaaat
This window encodes:
- the eif4g2a gene encoding eukaryotic translation initiation factor 4 gamma 2a isoform X2, whose product is MLGNIKFIGELGKLNLIHESILHKCIKTLLEKKKRVQLKDMDEDLECLCQIMKTVGPKLDHDKAKSLINQYFSRMRSLTNNKELPARIRFLLQNTVELRENNWVPRKAYVDNGPKTINQVRQEAVKDLGVFIPPPTDGMRNDFFIDNTSFLQTRIKYDRETLGGLADMFGQMPGSGIGTGPGVIQDHYSPTMGRHRTNPLFNGHIGNSNGYQPQFEAGSKSFLKPNQGQNSPVFNHKQNHSGQMQSKDMAPRFSKKGKLNADESPQLGLKTNTPIQEKPAKSNKKAPPTREELCKMTDTLVADYLNSKNVNEAVNAVREMKAPKHFSSDMLKKIVVYSLSRSDEDKEHASSLIHVLCTEGLVTGENLMQAFLSVLDQCPKIEEEVPLVKSYLAQFAARAIVADLVNIADLAHQLENGLHFPLFLLCLQQMVRLKDREWLADLFQQSKINMQKMLPEIDQNKDRMLEILEGKGLSFLFPLMKLEKELLKQIKVDPSPQSIYKWIKDNIAPKLHTDKGFVNILVTSFLQYIAYETNPDDDEEQLAAPSKEQLDEEKQQLLSFKPVMQKFLHDHIDLQVSALYALQVHCNAKAFPKGMLLRYFVYFYDMEIIEEEAFLSWKEDVTQEYPGKGKALFQVNQWLTWLETAEEEESEDDDY
- the eif4g2a gene encoding eukaryotic translation initiation factor 4 gamma 2a isoform X1; this encodes MLGNIKFIGELGKLNLIHESILHKCIKTLLEKKKRVQLKDMDEDLECLCQIMKTVGPKLDHDKAKSLINQYFSRMRSLTNNKELPARIRFLLQNTVELRENNWVPRKAYVDNGPKTINQVRQEAVKDLGVFIPPPTDGMRNDFFIDNTSFLQTRIKYDRETLGGLADMFGQMPGSGIGTGPGVIQDHYSPTMGRHRTNPLFNGHIGNSNGYQPQFEAGSKSFLKPNQGQNSPVFNHKQNHSGQMQSKDMAPRFSKKGKLNADEISLRPAQSFILNKKQVPKLQPHVTMIPQSAQGSSLGQSPQLGLKTNTPIQEKPAKSNKKAPPTREELCKMTDTLVADYLNSKNVNEAVNAVREMKAPKHFSSDMLKKIVVYSLSRSDEDKEHASSLIHVLCTEGLVTGENLMQAFLSVLDQCPKIEEEVPLVKSYLAQFAARAIVADLVNIADLAHQLENGLHFPLFLLCLQQMVRLKDREWLADLFQQSKINMQKMLPEIDQNKDRMLEILEGKGLSFLFPLMKLEKELLKQIKVDPSPQSIYKWIKDNIAPKLHTDKGFVNILVTSFLQYIAYETNPDDDEEQLAAPSKEQLDEEKQQLLSFKPVMQKFLHDHIDLQVSALYALQVHCNAKAFPKGMLLRYFVYFYDMEIIEEEAFLSWKEDVTQEYPGKGKALFQVNQWLTWLETAEEEESEDDDY